The stretch of DNA GTCATTGCTTTCACCACCGCGAAAGCAGAGACGATCCGTGAGGAAACAGCCAAGAGCTACGCCTACACTCTCGAGAGGACCATGAGCTCGCTCCACGAGTCGGTGCTTGCCGACGTCACCACGGAGGATCTCGCTTCGATTCTGTCCGAGAAAAAACCGACAGCTCGGGCGATGCACATTCGGAATCTCCGCGTGTTCTGGCGGTGGGCCTGCAAGGAGCCCAGGCAATGGGCAACGATGGCCCCTGTAGATGCTTTGGAATTTCGGAAAGAAGCTGGCGAGGCTGACATCATTTCATTGAGCGCAGCGGAGGTGAAAGCCCTGCTGAAGGCGGCTGAGGAATTCCGCCCAGAGGCTGCTATCGCATTCGCGGTTTCCATTTTCGGTGGAGTTAGATCCAAAGAACTAACACGGCTGACATGGGCGAGCGTGCTAGAAGATCACATCGAGATCGGCCGCTCCGTTGCTAAAAAGCATGCGCGCCGACTTGTTCCGATATGTCCCACCTTAAGGGCCTGGCTTGATGCCTACCGCGGAGACGCTGGAGCAGAGGATCTCCTCACTGGCGGGAACTGGCGTTCAGTTTCGTGCGCGGTTCGGCGATTGGCGGGCTGGGCGGTGGAATCCAAACTGCTCCAGCATCCACCTTCACCAAGTCGCGGTGCATGGCCTGCGAACGGATGCCGCCACACCTGCGCATCCGTCCAAGTCGCGATCGGAACGCCACTTGAAGACCTCACCTTCAAGTTTGGTCACACGGGAGGCCATGATGTGCTGAGAAAGCACTACGTTGCCCGCATGAGCAAAAAGGAAGCCCTCGAAATCCTTTCAACAGGTCCTAACGGGACAGTAGTTTCATTGGTCAGTGTGGCCTAAGATCGCTGGCGGGCCAGCCTGTCAGGTTTTTGACGTCTTCCTCCACGACAAAAAAACATCCGCAAGTTGCTGCTTATAAAATTGTTACAATCACCCGCAATTCTCCGAACGGTTTTGGTGCGACACGGAATAGGACAGCCCATCGAGAAGTGGACCGGCAACTATTGCCGGTTTCGGAACTGCCACACCGTGGGAAAATAACGACATAAGTTATTGGAGACCAATTACATCCAATTATTTCAGGAGACCCATGT from Luteolibacter flavescens encodes:
- a CDS encoding tyrosine-type recombinase/integrase; translation: MPRTPSFKVRDTPKGWLLHIPASLSDTGKLQRRYFSTRDLATAEAKKVRNDYRAHGEQASVLPPRVADDAVAALRVLEPTGATLLEAARSYLKMWAARNSSQLLGDAVIAFTTAKAETIREETAKSYAYTLERTMSSLHESVLADVTTEDLASILSEKKPTARAMHIRNLRVFWRWACKEPRQWATMAPVDALEFRKEAGEADIISLSAAEVKALLKAAEEFRPEAAIAFAVSIFGGVRSKELTRLTWASVLEDHIEIGRSVAKKHARRLVPICPTLRAWLDAYRGDAGAEDLLTGGNWRSVSCAVRRLAGWAVESKLLQHPPSPSRGAWPANGCRHTCASVQVAIGTPLEDLTFKFGHTGGHDVLRKHYVARMSKKEALEILSTGPNGTVVSLVSVA